The Actinomycetes bacterium genome segment GCAGCCCCACCCAGACCAGCGCCTCGCCCAGGAGCGCGTCGTACTTCTCGACGTGGAACTTGAGCGGCGTCTTGTCATCGCCGGCGATGAAGCGCAGGTCGCTCCCGTCCTCCTTGGCCGCGTCGAAGCGGAAGTTGCCCGGGGTGAGCCGGACCAGCACCGCAGCCGGGCCGATGGCCTCGGTGACGTTGGCTCCGGCGGCGCTGGTGTCGATCTGCAGCCGCTTTCGCGCGGTCCACTCGTCGTTCCAGTAGGCGTGGGCCGCGGCCGGTACAAGCAACAGCCCGGCGACCAGGCCGGTGAAACTCCGTCGAATCGACATGCAGGTCTCCATGCTCAGAACTCTCCAGCGACGCGGAAGTGGATCCGCCACTGGTACTGGACGGTGGGCGATGCCTGGGTCAGGGGGATGGCCACGTCCAGGCCGGCGGCGAGGTGGTCCCACATCCGGATGCGCGTGCCGGCTCCCGCCCCCCAGAGCGTGGCGAACACCTTCTGCTCCGGGAGCGGCTCGTGGATCCACACCTTCCCCGCGTCGGTGAAGAGGTGGAAGCGCCACTCGGTCACGGTGGGCCCGAGCCATCGCGAGAGCGTGGGGCTCCGGAGCTCCACCGTCCCGCTCACGCCGGAGTCGCCTGCGGAGTTGACCTCGTAATAGCCGCGGATCGACTCGGCGCCGCCGGATGTGTACTGCTCGGGAGCGACCAGCGGACGGCCCGAATACTGCGCACTCGCCTTGAGGAAGAGCTGGAGCCCGCCAGGGATCTCCTGCGTGTAGCCGAGATCCCCCTTGAGATAGATGAAGTTGGCCGTCGCCTTGTAGCGCTTGTTGTCGAACTGGGAATTGGGGCTCGAC includes the following:
- a CDS encoding DUF2341 domain-containing protein gives rise to the protein MSIRRSFTGLVAGLLLVPAAAHAYWNDEWTARKRLQIDTSAAGANVTEAIGPAAVLVRLTPGNFRFDAAKEDGSDLRFIAGDDKTPLKFHVEKYDALLGEALVWVGLPELKPGAKTDLWIYFKNPKAVPAEDSKGTYDPGMALVYHFAERGQPPRDSTTWGNHAVTAGTGTDGAQIGRGL